In Stigmatopora argus isolate UIUO_Sarg chromosome 17, RoL_Sarg_1.0, whole genome shotgun sequence, the following are encoded in one genomic region:
- the trpa1b gene encoding transient receptor potential cation channel subfamily A member 1b yields the protein MNFGREVARQTSCYTYVVEDQEAALASLNIFELAEEGDHALLKNLVEKNPEVLSEKDENGAGPAHHAAAGGHVALLRFIGGVLGPQALNDCDEYGDLPLHWAVDKNQAESCKVLLDLRADPNVLNAALLSPLHLAISRGHNKLVELLLSYNTVDYSLPGDLGNTPVMMACTLNNCQALSLLLKHGARLCQQNKLGHFAVHAAAFTGAKKALEFILKAGEELGYLVENQINYLDKSNSSPLHLAVRGGNIETIGFCIDKGAKIDQKQHDRSTPLHLACTQGAVEVVKMMLSSHGQVEEIINLKDGACQTLLHKATIFDHADLAEYLISLGADVDSVDCKGNPPLLVATSCGAWRTLALLLSKGADVSLTDKFGCNFLHLAILQPKGLKNVPEDVLQRSSVKALLSCEDNEGCTPLHYACRLGIHDSVRNMLGLSGQLGLACKSKDKKSALHFAAQYGRINTCHRLLETITDSRLLNEGDERGLTPLHLASRGGHTQVVRLLLRKGALFHSDYRGWTCLHHAASEGYTQTMDIILSGNMKLLDKMDEDGNTALHVAARMGHVAAAMLMVTWGAEFLLNKTETSFLHEALQNGKHEVVNAVIDSERCAEALTTFKPGGSQRCPIMDMIEYVPETYKHLLDNCVKESEEDPNCHNYYIEYDFKWLQAPLEYQKKADKLNRVQPLASLNAMVKYNRLGLLNHPVCKNYLSMKWVAYGSKAHLLNMFTYLLGLLPLTHLIVTLRPSMNITETGEHNITMVPVSFAEQSVFLSFCMVMVLVMNVYSILKEVLQIIQQRWEYLKDTSNQLDWYSALSCLLFIIPLMFNAPGSWYWQAGAMAVLNSWVGFLLYLQRFEGVGIYVVMFGEICRTVWSIVMLFFFLLLAFALTFYALLLDRREFENVPLSMMQTFVMMVGELNYQNNFLEAYLNGELPFSWVTYMIFFTFVLTMPIVLINLLIGLAVGDIAEVQRNAAMKRIAMQIDLHTALEDKLPYWFIKRADKPSVVIYPNRKCSRKALIYFLGGNEPSNDEWKRTKAVSQSCSLLETELRKQKSRLKEMSGALEKQHNLLKLIIQKMEISSEADEHDGPVTVRGANWKRATRRTTSVAGVSRWVPLMKALGSKQT from the exons AGGGAGGTGGCCCGCCAGACCAGTTGCTATACGTACGTGGTGGAGGACCAAGAAGCGGCCCTGGCgtctttaaatatatttgag TTGGCCGAGGAGGGCGACCATGCCCTGCTGAAGAATCTGGTGGAGAAAAACCCTGAAGTCCTCAGCGAGAAAGACGAAAACGGAGCGGGCCCGGCTCATCACGCCGCCGCGGGGGGCCACGTGGCCCTGCTACGATTTATCGGCGGCGTCTTGGGCCCTCAGG CTTTGAATGACTGCGATGAGTACGGCGACCTACCTCTCCACTGGGCCGTGGACAAGAACCAGGCGGAGAGCTGCAAGGTTCTCCTAGACCTGCGAGCTGACCCCAATGTCCTCAATGCGGCGCTACTCTCGCCACTGCACCTGGCTATTAGTCGGGGACACAACAAGTTGGTGGAG CTGCTGCTTTCGTACAATACCGTGGACTACAGCTTGCCCGGAGACCTTGGCAACACCCCCGTCATGATGGCCTGCACGCTTAATAATTGCCAGGCACTCAGCTTGTTG CTAAAGCATGGAGCGCGCCTGTGTCAGCAAAACAAACTTGGACACTTTGCGGTGCATGCGGCTGCCTTTACGGGTGCTAAAAAGGCTTTGGAATTCATCCTGAAGGCCG GAGAAGAGCTGGGCTACTTGGTTGAGAACCAAATCAACTATCTGGACAAATCCAACAGCAGTCCTCTGCATCTGGCCGTGAGGGGCGGCAACATCGAGACCATTGGTTTCTGCATCGACAAGGGGGCCAAGATTGACCAGAAACAG CACGACAGGTCGACGCCGCTGCACTTGGCGTGTACGCAGGGTGCCGTGGAGGTGGTCAAAATGATGCTGAGCTCTCATGGCCAAGTGGAGGAAATCATTAACCTCAAGGACGGAGCTTGTCAGACGCTGTTGCACAA GGCCACAATATTCGACCACGCGGACTTGGCCGAATACCTCATATCTTTG GGTGCGGATGTGGACTCTGTGGACTGTAAGGGCAACCCGCCCTTGCTTGTGGCGACCAGTTGTGGCGCGTGGAGAACCTTGGCGCTGCTCTTGTCAAAAG gggctgaCGTCAGCCTGACAGACAAGTTTGGCTGCAACTTTCTTCACCTGGCAATTTTGCAGCCCAAGGGACTGAAGAATGTGCCGGAAGATGTTCTGCAG CGAAGCAGCGTCAAGGCCTTGCTGAGCTGCGAGGACAACGAAGGCTGCACGCCGCTGCACTACGCGTGCCGGCTGGGCATCCACGACTCGGTGCGGAACATGCTGGGTCTTTCTGGTCAGCTGGGTCTAGCCTGCAAGTCCAAGGATAAAAAGTCGGCGCTCCATTTTGCTGCTCA GTACGGCCGAATCAATACGTGTCACCGACTCCTGGAGACCATCACGGACTCCCGCCTACTCAACGAAGGCGACGAGCGGGGTCTGACGCCCCTCCACTTGGCATCCAGAGGGGGGCACACGCAAGTGGTGCGACTACTACTACGGAAAGGGGCTCTTTTTCACAG TGATTACAGAGGCTGGACTTGTCTGCACCACGCGGCCTCCGAGGGATACACCCAAACGATGGATATTATTTTATCGGGCAATATGAAACTGCTGGATAAAATGGACGAAGACGGG AACACGGCCCTGCACGTGGCGGCGAGGATGGGCCACGTGGCGGCCGCCATGCTCATGGTCACCTGGGGGGCGGAGTTTTTATTGAACAAGACGGAAACGTCGTTTCTTCACGAAGCGTTGCAGAATGGGAAGCACGAAGTGGTCAATGCGGTCATTGACAGTGAGCG GTGCGCCGAGGCGTTGACTACCTTCAAACCCGGAGGATCCCAACGATGCCCCATTATGGATATGATTGAATACGTGCCCGAAACCTACAAG CACCTGTTGGATAATTGCGTGAAGGAGTCAGAAGAAGATCCCAACTGCCACAACTACTAC ATTGAGTACGACTTCAAGTGGCTGCAAGCGCCTTTAGAATATCAGAAGAAAGCGGACAAGTTGAACCGGGTTCAACCGCTAGCCTCCCTGAAC GCCATGGTGAAGTACAACCGACTGGGCCTTCTGAACCACCCCGTGTGCAAAAACTATCTCTCCATGAAGTG GGTGGCGTACGGGAGCAAGGCGCATCTTCTCAACATGTTCACGTATCTACTGGGCCTACTGCCGTTGACTCACCTCATCGTGACCTTGAGGCCCAGCATGAACATCACGGAAACGGGCGAGCACAATATCACCATGGTGCCCGTCTCGTTTGCGGAG CAAAGTGTCTTCCTGTCCTTCTGTATGGTGATGGTCCTGGTCATGAACGTCTACTCCATATTGAAGGAAGTCCTGCAAATAATAcaacag CGATGGGAGTACTTAAAAGACACTTCCAACCAATTGGACTGGTACTCGGCTCTCAGCTGTCTTCTCTTCATCATCCCGCTTATGTTCAACGCGCCAGGCTCGTGGTACTGGCAAGCGGGAGCCATGGCGGTCCTAAACTCCTGGGTGGGATTCCTCCTTTATCTCCAAAG GTTTGAGGGCGTGGGCATCTACGTGGTGATGTTCGGCGAGATTTGCCGGACGGTCTGGAGCATCGTGATGCTCTTCTTCTTTCTCCTGCTGGCGTTCGCGTTAACGTTCTACGCGCTGCTGCTTGACCGG AGAGAGTTTGAAAACGTGCCGCTGTCCATGATGCAAACGTTCGTCATGATGGTGGGAGAACTAAATTACCAGAACAACTTCCTGGAAGCCTATCTAAACGGGGAGCTTCCATTCAGCTGGGTGACgtacatgatttttttcacctttgttCTCACCATGCCCATCGTCCTCATAAATCTGTTG ATTGGTTTAGCGGTTGGAGACATCGCAGAAGTACAGAGAAATGCTGCCATGAAAAGAATAGCCATGCAG ATTGATCTCCACACCGCCCTGGAAGACAAACTTCCCTACTGGTTCATCAAACGAGCGGACAAACCCTCCGTCGTCATCTACCCGAACCGCAAGTGCTCCAGG AAAGCTCTCATCTACTTCCTCGGAGGCAACGAGCCGTCTAATGACGAGTGGAAGCGGACCAAGGCAGTGTCGCAAAGCTGCTCCTTGCTGGAGACGGAGCTCAGAAAGCAAAAGAGCAg GCTGAAGGAAATGTCTGGCGCTCTGGAGAAGCAACATAACCTACTCAAACTCATTATTCAGAAGATGGAAATCTCCTCCGAGGCGGACGAGCACGATGGGCCCGTCACGGTTCGGGGCGCCAACTGGAAGCGGGCCACCCGGCGCACCACCAGTGTTGCCGGGGTGTCCCGATGGGTGCCGCTCATGAAGGCTCTGGGGTCCAAGCAGACATAA